One window of the Lycorma delicatula isolate Av1 chromosome 3, ASM4794821v1, whole genome shotgun sequence genome contains the following:
- the LOC142321591 gene encoding uncharacterized protein LOC142321591: MIRLQALVFVLISLIIGRCVTFYPGICDSCTCDINPNNHDILHVNCTKIPRFAKVVELKANIPSDIHLSMNHMNLTSIQRYVRFESLNVKKLSLDYNNIKTIPPSIFHKFTNLTSLSIASNAVESISEYSFSGLKYLKSLNISYNSLETFDTIYLDELKELEILDLRGNLLFNFQPTSALPDMNLRYLDISENKFSIFPEKTLKLLNDLKELYLSQNKIKSIPKLGFEKQNELEILYFSNNQLTDIDPEAFPDQNIMKTVHLNHNLISNTKFIEKLKSLTLLDLSYNSLTSLNTMSWSHNLTHLLLGNNGLTSLDDILKGLPQLKILNASWNQCNKIPEVFNENLKELIMDENAISSLPSRSTGNGSLTYLSLSDLPHLTKLPKNVFNGVFSKNLTAESCAKLVITRTGLHTIDKDALKHINICELNLSWNDLVVLPDDTFDWENLKKIDLQGNPWHCECSMQWLLDKAVGRMYHSHQEILQNLRCHTPKSLEGTRLVHWFNRSEPMLCKTQNIKEENFITISSSPAMIALDIVFGIIAVALVATGFYLQRKLIRQRRIRKNRRF; this comes from the exons atGATACGCTTACAAGCACTGGTTTTTGTATTAATCAGTTTAATAATTGGAAGATGTGTTACATTTTACCCTGGAATATGTGATTCTTGTACTTGTGATATTAATCCAAATAATCATGATATTTTACAcgtaaattgtacaaaaattccAAGATTTGCAAAAGTTGTTGAATTAAAAGCAAATATACCATCCGATATTCATCTTTCAATGAATCATATGAATTTGACTTCAATACAGCGTTATGTTAGATTTGaaagtttaaatgtaaaaaaactatcattagattataataatataaaaacaatacctCCAAGCATATTTCATAAGTTCACTAATTTAACTTCTTTAAGTATTGCTAGTAATGCAGTTGAAAGTATATCAGAGTATTCATTTAGcggtttgaaatatttaaaatcattgaatataTCATACAATTCATTAGAAACATTTGATACTATATATTTAgatgaattaaaagaattagaaattttagatttaaggggaaatttattatttaatttccagCCTACAAGTGCATTACCAGATATGAATTTAAGATATCTTGATATTAgtgagaataaattttcaatttttccggaaaaaacattaaaactattgaatgatttgaaagaattatatttatctcAAAACAAGATAAAGTCTATTCCAAAGTTAGGATTTGAGAAGCAGAatgaattagaaatattatatttttcaaacaatcaaCTTACTGATATTGATCCTGAAGCTTTCCCAGaccaaaatataatgaaaacagtACATTTAAACCATAACCTTATATCCAATACAAAGTtcattgaaaaactgaaaagtttaaCATTACTTGATCTCAGTTATAACAGTTTAACATCCCTAAATACCATGTCATGGAGCCACAACTTGACCCATCTACTTCTTGGAAATAATGGGCTTACATCACTTGATGATATTTTGAAAGGATTACCACAACTAAAG ATATTAAATGCTTCATGGAACCAATGTAACAAAATaccagaagtttttaatgaaaatttaaaagaattaataatggaTGAAAATGCAATATCTTCTCTTCCTTCAAGATCTACTGGAAATGGGTCTTTAACATATCTTTCATTATCAGATCTACCTCATCTTACAAAGTTACCAAAGAATGTATTCAATGGTGTCTTCAGCAAGA atttgactgCTGAATCATGTGCTAAGCTGGTAATTACCAGGACTGGTTTACACACCATCGATAAGGATGCATTAAAGCACATCAATATTTGTGAG TTGAATCTTAGTTGGAATGACTTAGTAGTACTGCCTGATGATACATTTGATTGggaaaacctgaaaaaaatagatttgcaAGGTAATCCATGGCACTGTGAATGTTCAATGCAGTGGTTGCTGGATAAAGCTGTAGGAAGAATGTATCATTCTCATCAGGAAATACTGCAGAATCTAAG atgtcATACACCTAAAAGCTTAGAAGGGACACGTCTTGTTCACTGGTTTAACAGGTCGGAACCGATGCTTTGCAAgacacaaaatataaaagaagaaaattttattacaattagttCTAGTCCAGCAATGATCGCTTTAGACATTGTTTTTGGAATAATTGCTGTTGCACTGGTTGCTACTGGATTTTATTTACAGAGAAAATTAATACGACAGCGTAGAATAAGAAAGAACAGAAGATTTTAA